Proteins from one Salaquimonas pukyongi genomic window:
- the argF gene encoding ornithine carbamoyltransferase, producing MTDTPRHFLNISALEAGTLNSILSDSAAMKGSADKDARPLAGKVLAMIFEKPSTRTRVSFDVGMRQLGGETIFLSGAEMQLGRSETIADTARVLSRYVDIIMIRTTDHERLRELAEYATVPVINGLTDDTHPCQIMADLMTFQQHRGSLEGRKFTWTGDGNNVLHSLIEGAARFGYELHIAVPEGSEPEARYIEWARKNGGSIHLGNDPEAAVADADCVFTDCWVSMNQEHRARGHNVFMPFQVNEDLMSKAKPDSLFMHCLPAHRGEEVTDAVMDGPHSVVFDEAENRLHAQKGILAWCMGIGG from the coding sequence ATGACCGATACGCCCAGACATTTCCTCAATATTTCCGCACTGGAAGCTGGCACCCTCAATTCGATCCTGTCCGATTCTGCTGCCATGAAAGGCAGTGCGGACAAGGATGCCCGCCCGCTTGCCGGCAAGGTGCTGGCGATGATTTTTGAAAAACCGTCGACCCGCACCCGCGTGTCGTTCGATGTCGGCATGCGCCAGCTCGGCGGCGAAACCATCTTTCTGTCGGGTGCAGAGATGCAGCTTGGCCGTTCGGAAACAATTGCCGATACGGCCCGGGTTTTGTCCCGCTATGTGGATATCATCATGATCCGCACGACGGATCACGAACGGCTTCGCGAACTTGCCGAATATGCCACGGTGCCGGTAATCAACGGTTTGACCGACGATACCCATCCCTGCCAGATCATGGCTGATCTGATGACCTTTCAGCAGCATCGCGGATCGCTTGAAGGACGCAAATTCACCTGGACAGGCGATGGCAACAACGTATTGCATTCGCTGATCGAGGGCGCCGCCCGCTTTGGGTACGAACTGCATATTGCCGTGCCCGAAGGTTCCGAGCCGGAGGCCCGCTATATCGAATGGGCAAGGAAGAACGGCGGGAGCATCCATCTGGGTAATGACCCGGAAGCAGCGGTGGCAGACGCCGATTGTGTTTTTACCGATTGCTGGGTGTCCATGAACCAGGAACACCGTGCCCGTGGCCACAACGTCTTCATGCCATTCCAGGTCAATGAGGATTTGATGTCGAAAGCAAAGCCCGACAGCCTCTTTATGCATTGTCTTCCCGCCCATCGCGGCGAGGAAGTGACCGACGCTGTCATGGACGGTCCGCATTCGGTCGTATTCGATGAAGCGGAAAACCGTCTTCACGCACAAAAGGGCATTCTTGCCTGGTGCATGGGGATTGGCGGTTGA
- a CDS encoding Hsp33 family molecular chaperone: protein MTQDTPQTSGLAGIDSVLPFHVPALDVRGRAVQLGPMLSSILDRHDYPEPVSRLLGEVIVLTVLLGSSLKFDGRFTIQTQTDGPVSLLVVDFKTPGAVRAYASFDADAVAKAQAATADSPEDLLGKGILAMTIDQGAHTQRYQGIVELSGTSLEEVAQAYFRQSEQIPTHVRIAVSRLLIPDIGGQGSSQTWQGGGVLVQFLPETQERYTVRDLPGGDAPQDADEPQTEETDEAWVEARILTETIRDDELTDPEISSERLLYRLFHEQGVRVHEASLIEDKCSCNREKILDVLKSLPQDELGESWQDGQIITSCEFCSTVYTVKPGDLE, encoded by the coding sequence ATGACGCAGGACACGCCTCAAACCTCCGGCCTCGCCGGCATCGATTCTGTATTGCCGTTTCATGTGCCGGCGCTGGATGTGCGCGGCCGGGCGGTACAGCTTGGCCCGATGCTGTCTTCCATTCTTGATCGCCATGATTATCCCGAACCGGTATCGCGCCTGTTGGGAGAGGTAATCGTTCTGACGGTATTGCTGGGAAGTTCGCTCAAGTTCGACGGCCGCTTCACGATCCAGACCCAGACCGACGGGCCTGTGTCACTGCTGGTGGTTGACTTCAAGACCCCTGGCGCGGTGCGTGCCTATGCAAGCTTCGATGCCGACGCTGTGGCCAAGGCGCAGGCGGCAACTGCCGATAGTCCGGAGGACCTGCTTGGCAAGGGCATCCTGGCCATGACCATCGACCAGGGTGCCCACACCCAGCGCTATCAGGGCATTGTCGAACTCTCTGGCACCAGCCTGGAGGAGGTTGCACAGGCATACTTTCGCCAGTCCGAGCAGATTCCGACCCATGTGCGCATTGCCGTGTCCCGTCTTCTTATTCCGGATATCGGCGGTCAGGGGTCCTCGCAGACCTGGCAGGGCGGGGGCGTGCTGGTACAGTTTCTACCGGAAACACAGGAACGGTATACGGTCCGCGATTTGCCGGGCGGCGATGCACCGCAGGACGCAGACGAGCCGCAGACCGAGGAAACCGATGAAGCCTGGGTTGAAGCCCGGATTCTGACCGAGACGATCCGCGACGATGAACTGACTGACCCTGAGATCAGTTCCGAGCGGCTGCTTTATCGATTGTTCCACGAACAGGGCGTGCGGGTTCACGAGGCCAGTCTCATTGAGGACAAGTGCAGCTGCAACCGCGAAAAAATACTGGATGTGCTGAAGTCGCTGCCCCAGGATGAGCTCGGCGAAAGCTGGCAGGATGGCCAGATTATCACCAGTTGCGAGTTCTGCAGCACGGTCTATACCGTCAAGCCCGGCGATCTGGAATAG
- the apaG gene encoding Co2+/Mg2+ efflux protein ApaG, which yields MYRQSTDHITVNVLPVYIDERSDPERNLYFWAYRVLIENGGKRAIQLINRYWHITDANGQVEEVSGEGVVGEQPVIGPGASYEYTSGCPLSTPSGIMVGHYEMRYEDGSSLTVAIPAFSLDIPDADPVYN from the coding sequence ATGTACCGACAATCGACCGATCACATCACCGTCAACGTGCTACCGGTATATATCGACGAGCGCTCGGACCCCGAGCGCAATCTTTATTTCTGGGCTTATCGCGTGCTGATCGAAAACGGCGGCAAGCGTGCCATCCAGTTGATCAACCGCTATTGGCACATCACCGATGCGAATGGTCAGGTTGAAGAGGTTTCCGGCGAAGGCGTTGTGGGTGAACAACCGGTCATCGGCCCCGGTGCAAGTTACGAATATACCAGTGGCTGCCCGCTATCCACGCCGTCCGGCATCATGGTAGGGCACTATGAAATGCGCTATGAGGACGGCAGCTCGCTAACCGTTGCCATTCCCGCCTTTTCGCTGGATATCCCCGATGCAGACCCCGTCTACAACTAA
- a CDS encoding TrkH family potassium uptake protein, whose protein sequence is MQTPSTTKPADRSIFGMVRPIMLVNGLLLATLGASMLLPAVVDLMANNDDWQVFVTASLLTSLVGVGLYSGARGTVTDMSTRQAFLLVTLAWILLPLFGALPYMWSGVVPSFTDAMFESMSGITTTGSTVITGLDYAPPGILLWRGIQQWLGGLGIIVMAVAVLPMLQIGGMQLFKIEAFDTAEKIMPRATQISGSLTLMFIFITVLCTMAYLLVGMKIDDAVIHAMTTVATGGFSTKDASLAYFDSYLVDGVAALFMVAGSIPFILYVQAVRGEPSALWRNSQVRAFLFILFALIMIGWWLHPEPDNPVRGLFHSLLNVTSLVTGTGYTTTDYNGWGFSSQFFFFLIMFIGGCAGSTSCGIKIFRFQILYETVKQHVRRTLQPNGIFIMRYNGRPLKEEVSAAVMNFLFLFALAFWVTTVALNMVGLDFITAASAAATALANVGPGMGDIIGPVGNFKSLNDSAKWILTIAMMVGRLELLTVLVLFVPHFWRN, encoded by the coding sequence ATGCAGACCCCGTCTACAACTAAGCCGGCAGACCGCTCCATTTTCGGCATGGTGCGGCCGATCATGCTGGTCAACGGGCTGTTGCTGGCAACCCTTGGCGCTTCCATGCTTTTGCCGGCGGTCGTCGATCTGATGGCCAACAATGACGACTGGCAGGTTTTTGTTACTGCAAGCCTACTGACCAGTCTGGTCGGTGTCGGCCTCTACAGCGGCGCCCGGGGCACGGTAACCGACATGAGCACGCGGCAGGCCTTTCTGCTGGTGACGCTAGCCTGGATCCTGCTGCCGCTGTTCGGTGCCCTGCCCTATATGTGGTCAGGCGTTGTGCCCAGTTTCACCGATGCAATGTTTGAATCGATGTCCGGTATCACGACAACCGGCTCCACCGTCATCACCGGTCTCGATTACGCGCCGCCGGGCATTCTTCTGTGGCGGGGAATCCAGCAATGGCTGGGCGGGCTGGGCATTATTGTCATGGCCGTGGCGGTGTTGCCCATGCTGCAAATCGGCGGCATGCAGCTTTTCAAGATCGAAGCCTTCGACACGGCTGAAAAAATCATGCCCCGGGCAACCCAGATTTCAGGGTCGCTGACCCTGATGTTCATCTTCATAACCGTCTTGTGCACCATGGCCTATCTCCTGGTCGGCATGAAAATTGACGATGCCGTCATTCATGCGATGACAACCGTTGCCACGGGTGGCTTCTCAACCAAGGATGCCTCGCTTGCCTATTTCGACAGCTATCTGGTCGATGGGGTGGCAGCGCTGTTCATGGTGGCCGGGTCGATCCCGTTCATCCTTTATGTCCAGGCCGTTCGAGGGGAACCAAGCGCACTATGGCGCAATTCCCAGGTCCGGGCCTTTCTGTTTATTCTCTTCGCGTTAATCATGATCGGCTGGTGGCTGCATCCCGAACCGGACAACCCGGTGCGCGGGTTGTTTCACTCGCTTCTGAACGTCACATCCCTCGTCACGGGGACCGGATACACAACGACGGATTACAACGGCTGGGGGTTTTCCTCGCAGTTTTTCTTCTTCCTCATCATGTTCATCGGCGGTTGTGCGGGCTCGACATCCTGCGGCATCAAGATTTTCCGCTTCCAGATCCTGTACGAAACCGTCAAACAGCATGTCCGGCGCACCCTGCAGCCCAATGGCATCTTCATCATGCGCTATAATGGCCGGCCGCTGAAGGAAGAGGTTTCTGCAGCCGTCATGAACTTTCTGTTCCTGTTCGCCCTTGCTTTCTGGGTTACGACCGTGGCGCTCAACATGGTGGGGCTGGACTTCATCACCGCCGCTTCAGCCGCCGCAACGGCGCTTGCCAATGTCGGGCCCGGCATGGGTGACATCATCGGACCGGTCGGCAACTTCAAGAGTCTGAATGACAGCGCCAAGTGGATCTTGACGATTGCAATGATGGTCGGCCGGCTGGAACTGCTGACCGTTCTGGTGCTTTTCGTACCGCATTTCTGGCGGAACTGA